A genomic region of Rhodohalobacter sp. 614A contains the following coding sequences:
- a CDS encoding beta-galactosidase, translating into MRQKLSFCFLILILLPFFGIAQPHPNQVFEPDFFPFSVWYSGGDARAPMLSTINPESEEEWRKDLQQIRDLGFNTVRTWVEWQRVEPREGEYHFENLRLLMRLADEVGLKVFIQVYADSAPEWLGSQYSDAKFTTQSGVQVEPQAAPGYCVDHAGVHEAMMNFYTETAKVANEYDNLIGWDLWSEPHIINWSNIDYVQNAQFCYCSYTQSRFRNWLREKYGSLDNLNTAWHRSFNSWNQVSPPRFSTILSYTDYIDWKTFIYEKLQKDLSDRYNAIRDADMQHVVTSHAAVSSIIISPHMGEGATDDFLMADAVDYYGVSLYPKHNHPDRHWPAWRVMNMMDFSRSANIDNNGWYVGELQAGKGTIALLVSDPVTPGDHNVWAWTAISKGARGINIYAYHPMSSGYESGGYGLINQDGSLTDRARNAGKIAQIVTKNKDLFLKSKPVPAQVALVYNPLSQMVGGAQRRADYPSGHHDSLIGYYRVFAENNIDVDFIHREDLENKDLSQYKLVILPWSMMLTDEAANGLKRFVENGGYAVAEARTAWNDERGYASERIPGMGLTEVFGVYEDQVWMREEDLDFPLIDRQHPATIPLGAGGKLTGFLYGSSFKPYAGSEIDILATFGLTGKPALTVHKYGNGEAMMIGTFLGLANHPELKPGNAAFIKGLADWAGVNQKVTSSHDGSESAIVDIQLQENEDGYLLFAINHAETEEEVSISLQMEEDGTYSVRELTQEDEFTLETEDGVLLIETMLPGRDARVWEIAK; encoded by the coding sequence ATGCGCCAAAAACTGTCCTTCTGTTTTCTGATTCTCATTCTTTTGCCGTTTTTTGGAATTGCTCAACCTCATCCAAACCAGGTTTTTGAGCCGGATTTTTTCCCCTTTTCAGTCTGGTACAGCGGTGGTGATGCCCGGGCCCCGATGCTTTCAACCATAAATCCTGAGTCTGAAGAGGAGTGGCGAAAAGACCTTCAACAAATCAGGGATTTGGGATTCAACACCGTGCGAACCTGGGTGGAATGGCAGCGGGTGGAACCGAGGGAAGGCGAATATCATTTTGAAAACCTGAGATTATTGATGAGACTGGCAGATGAAGTTGGCCTGAAAGTATTTATCCAGGTGTATGCGGATTCGGCCCCGGAGTGGCTCGGCAGCCAATATTCGGATGCAAAATTTACCACGCAAAGCGGTGTTCAGGTAGAACCTCAGGCGGCGCCGGGTTATTGTGTGGATCATGCCGGCGTGCACGAGGCGATGATGAATTTCTACACCGAAACCGCGAAAGTAGCCAACGAATACGATAACCTGATTGGCTGGGATTTGTGGAGTGAACCGCACATCATCAATTGGTCGAATATTGATTATGTGCAGAATGCACAGTTTTGTTATTGCAGCTACACGCAGTCACGATTTAGAAACTGGCTTCGGGAGAAATACGGCTCGCTGGATAACCTGAATACGGCGTGGCACCGGAGTTTCAATTCGTGGAACCAGGTAAGTCCGCCGCGATTTAGTACGATTCTGAGTTACACCGATTACATCGACTGGAAGACATTTATCTACGAGAAGCTTCAGAAAGATCTGTCCGACCGCTATAACGCCATTCGGGATGCGGATATGCAGCATGTTGTAACGTCTCATGCGGCTGTCTCATCCATTATCATTTCTCCACACATGGGCGAGGGTGCCACCGATGATTTCCTGATGGCTGATGCTGTTGATTATTACGGTGTATCGCTTTATCCGAAACACAATCATCCTGACCGGCACTGGCCGGCCTGGCGTGTGATGAACATGATGGATTTTTCCCGCAGTGCCAATATCGATAACAACGGCTGGTATGTTGGCGAACTCCAGGCTGGAAAGGGAACGATTGCCCTTCTTGTCAGCGATCCGGTTACGCCGGGCGATCACAACGTTTGGGCATGGACAGCCATTTCCAAAGGAGCGAGGGGAATTAATATCTACGCGTATCACCCGATGTCGTCTGGGTATGAATCCGGCGGATACGGGTTGATTAACCAGGACGGAAGTCTCACCGATCGCGCGAGAAATGCAGGTAAAATTGCGCAGATAGTGACGAAGAACAAAGATCTTTTCCTGAAATCGAAGCCGGTTCCTGCACAGGTCGCTCTTGTTTACAATCCGCTTTCACAGATGGTTGGCGGAGCGCAGCGGCGGGCCGATTATCCGAGCGGACACCACGATTCATTAATTGGCTATTACCGCGTTTTTGCAGAAAACAATATTGATGTTGACTTTATCCATCGGGAAGATTTGGAGAATAAAGATCTCTCGCAGTACAAATTGGTTATTTTACCCTGGTCGATGATGCTGACTGATGAAGCTGCTAACGGTTTAAAGCGATTTGTAGAAAACGGAGGATATGCAGTAGCTGAAGCCCGAACCGCGTGGAATGATGAACGCGGCTATGCCTCCGAACGGATTCCCGGAATGGGACTGACCGAAGTGTTCGGCGTTTACGAGGACCAGGTGTGGATGCGCGAAGAAGACCTCGACTTCCCGTTGATTGACCGCCAACACCCCGCAACAATTCCGCTTGGAGCGGGAGGGAAGCTGACCGGCTTTTTATACGGAAGCAGCTTTAAACCCTATGCCGGTTCCGAGATTGATATTCTTGCAACATTCGGACTGACCGGAAAACCAGCTCTCACCGTTCACAAATACGGGAATGGCGAAGCGATGATGATCGGCACCTTTCTCGGGCTGGCCAATCATCCCGAATTGAAACCCGGAAACGCTGCTTTCATAAAAGGTCTCGCAGACTGGGCCGGTGTAAACCAAAAAGTAACCAGTTCCCACGACGGCAGTGAATCCGCCATCGTGGATATACAGCTCCAGGAAAACGAAGACGGCTACTTACTGTTTGCCATTAACCACGCTGAAACCGAAGAGGAGGTGAGCATCTCTCTTCAAATGGAAGAGGATGGAACCTATTCTGTGAGAGAACTTACACAGGAAGATGAATTTACTTTAGAAACAGAAGATGGAGTATTATTGATAGAGACTATGTTGCCCGGAAGAGATGCGAGGGTTTGGGAGATTGCGAAGTAA